In Lysinibacillus sp. FSL M8-0337, the following proteins share a genomic window:
- a CDS encoding DegV family protein, whose translation MGRIHIVTDSTCDLTKEEVMQHGIHIVPLTIQIDGKTYIDGVDLEPQTFLGLMKNAKDLPKSSQPAPGKFKELYDELGKDGDQILSIHMTGGMSGTVESARQAAQMTDADVTVIDSRFIAIGLAIQLREAIKMRDAGATVQEIVARLDKVREYTHLYVIVDTLENLIKGGRIGKGTGFIGSLLNIKVIANLEGGAYNPVSKVRSHKQVVNYLFKQFQADTAGKTVKAVGISHADGLTTMGGPLKELVEGTGFDEVEIAFTSPIISTHTGPGAIGFIYFAE comes from the coding sequence GTGGGACGAATTCATATTGTAACGGACTCAACTTGTGATTTAACAAAAGAAGAAGTAATGCAACACGGTATACATATTGTGCCGTTAACCATTCAAATTGATGGGAAAACGTATATAGATGGAGTGGATTTAGAGCCACAAACTTTTTTAGGTTTAATGAAAAATGCGAAAGATTTGCCGAAAAGTTCTCAACCTGCACCAGGGAAATTTAAAGAATTGTACGACGAGCTTGGAAAAGATGGGGATCAAATACTTTCCATTCATATGACAGGTGGCATGAGTGGAACAGTCGAATCAGCTCGACAGGCGGCACAAATGACAGATGCAGATGTAACTGTCATTGATTCTCGCTTTATTGCAATAGGGCTTGCGATACAATTACGAGAGGCCATTAAAATGCGCGATGCAGGAGCGACTGTGCAAGAAATCGTCGCACGTTTAGACAAAGTACGTGAATATACTCATTTATATGTGATTGTTGATACACTTGAAAATTTAATTAAGGGCGGTCGAATTGGTAAAGGAACAGGCTTTATCGGTTCTTTACTCAACATAAAAGTAATTGCGAACTTAGAAGGTGGCGCATATAATCCTGTGTCAAAAGTTCGTAGTCACAAACAGGTTGTCAATTACTTATTCAAGCAATTCCAAGCGGATACTGCTGGTAAAACAGTAAAAGCTGTAGGAATTTCACATGCTGATGGCTTAACAACAATGGGCGGTCCATTAAAAGAGTTAGTTGAAGGAACAGGCTTTGATGAGGTAGAAATTGCTTTTACCTCTCCAATTATTTCTACACATACCGGTCCAGGTGCAATTGGTTTTATTTATTTTGCCGAATAA
- a CDS encoding alpha/beta hydrolase — protein sequence MTRLTKEAIRYIQETARTPHYYEMTPQEARYARTVPTWQSGHSPQLASIENKKISVRDGQEINIRIYIPEQAEKLPVIIYYHGGGWVFGNLESADAGCRLLADKAHAIVVSIDYRLAPEYPFPIPLHDAYDGLLWVFDNIATFGGDNSQLSVAGDSAGGNLATVVSYLAATFNGPKITAQALIYPVVNLDFSTASYNAFGEHFGLDKQGMQWFAAQYTETNHFMNPLVSPLHIEDFSVLPKTMIIAAEADVLYDEGLAYAHKLAEAGVYVEHIHMAGLIHSYFSKMAFFEAATIETVEKIATFVK from the coding sequence ATGACACGTTTAACAAAAGAGGCTATTCGCTATATTCAAGAAACAGCTAGAACACCCCATTATTATGAAATGACACCACAGGAAGCCAGATACGCACGTACAGTTCCAACATGGCAATCCGGCCATTCACCACAACTTGCTTCTATAGAAAATAAAAAAATAAGCGTGCGTGATGGCCAAGAAATTAATATTCGTATTTACATTCCGGAACAGGCAGAAAAATTACCCGTAATTATTTATTATCACGGTGGTGGCTGGGTATTCGGCAATTTAGAATCCGCTGATGCTGGTTGTCGGCTACTTGCAGACAAAGCCCATGCCATTGTCGTATCCATTGATTATCGCTTAGCACCAGAATACCCATTCCCAATACCTTTACACGATGCCTACGATGGCTTACTGTGGGTTTTTGATAACATTGCAACTTTTGGTGGTGATAATAGTCAATTATCAGTAGCTGGGGATAGTGCTGGGGGCAACTTAGCAACCGTTGTCAGCTATTTAGCTGCGACATTTAATGGCCCCAAAATTACTGCGCAAGCATTGATTTATCCTGTTGTAAACCTTGATTTTTCGACGGCTTCTTATAATGCTTTTGGCGAACACTTTGGTTTGGATAAACAAGGGATGCAATGGTTTGCAGCGCAATATACGGAGACAAACCATTTTATGAATCCACTTGTCTCCCCTTTGCATATTGAAGACTTTAGCGTTCTTCCCAAAACAATGATTATTGCAGCTGAAGCAGATGTACTCTACGATGAAGGACTTGCTTACGCTCATAAATTAGCTGAAGCGGGCGTTTATGTCGAACATATTCACATGGCTGGTTTGATTCATAGTTATTTCAGTAAAATGGCATTTTTTGAAGCAGCCACAATTGAAACAGTCGAAAAAATTGCGACATTCGTGAAATAA
- a CDS encoding DUF2243 domain-containing protein — MLKNGHPYAQRNVWSGFLFGIGLVAFIDETFFHQLLRWHHFYDKSTTEIGLISDGFFHAFSWFATIAGLFLFADLRRKNGLRFARWLGGVFLGAGGFQLYDGIIQHKLMRIHQIRYVENVITYDLIWNILAAILLIIGIYLTIRTKNTYHIPKVTSYER; from the coding sequence ATGCTAAAAAATGGACATCCTTACGCACAGCGAAATGTCTGGTCAGGGTTTCTTTTCGGTATAGGATTAGTAGCATTTATTGATGAAACATTTTTTCACCAACTATTACGCTGGCATCACTTTTACGATAAATCGACAACTGAAATTGGTTTAATATCGGACGGCTTTTTCCACGCATTTAGTTGGTTTGCGACAATTGCAGGTTTATTTTTATTTGCAGATTTACGTCGTAAAAATGGACTAAGGTTTGCAAGATGGCTAGGTGGTGTATTTTTAGGCGCAGGAGGGTTTCAATTATATGATGGTATTATTCAACATAAGTTAATGCGGATACATCAGATAAGGTATGTAGAAAATGTAATAACATATGATTTAATTTGGAATATTCTTGCTGCAATACTACTCATTATAGGGATTTATCTTACTATCCGTACTAAAAACACTTATCACATACCTAAGGTTACATCTTATGAGCGCTAA
- a CDS encoding YwqG family protein has product MIKKKFLEMIEQSNIANHKEFLSQVLRPAIDILRHTDAEPQLGCSRFGGAPDLPVGSEWPTYEKKPYRFLGQINFAEIASTERGLPSKGLLSLFVADDYDNEDDGYLEAFEDGYIHGIYIPETTNLETMMPPHSDIGKTTVLEFLPTIDIPYDEYQLKDWPFDDAQSDIYTEIRDSLHKSSDYLLGYPSHSTLAYDPTPGAEWISLLTVDSDESLEWCWHDGDKLMIFIEIERLKNLDFSRLKSDAG; this is encoded by the coding sequence ATGATTAAGAAAAAATTTCTAGAGATGATTGAACAGTCAAATATTGCAAATCATAAAGAGTTTTTATCTCAAGTATTGAGGCCAGCAATTGATATACTTAGGCATACAGATGCCGAACCACAATTGGGCTGTAGTCGTTTTGGAGGAGCACCTGATTTACCAGTTGGTAGCGAATGGCCAACGTATGAGAAGAAGCCTTATCGCTTCCTTGGCCAGATCAATTTCGCAGAAATCGCTTCAACTGAAAGAGGTCTGCCATCGAAAGGACTCCTAAGTCTCTTTGTAGCAGATGATTATGATAATGAAGATGATGGTTATCTAGAGGCGTTTGAGGACGGATATATTCATGGTATCTATATTCCCGAAACAACGAATCTTGAGACGATGATGCCACCCCATTCAGATATTGGCAAGACCACAGTGCTTGAGTTTCTCCCGACTATTGATATTCCTTATGACGAATACCAGTTGAAGGACTGGCCTTTCGATGATGCACAGAGCGACATATACACCGAAATCCGGGATTCTCTACATAAAAGTTCGGACTATCTTCTAGGCTACCCTTCGCATTCTACACTAGCATATGATCCAACGCCTGGAGCAGAATGGATCTCACTTTTAACCGTTGATTCGGATGAGAGTCTTGAGTGGTGTTGGCATGACGGCGATAAATTAATGATATTTATTGAAATAGAACGACTGAAAAACTTGGACTTTAGTAGGCTAAAGTCAGATGCAGGCTAA
- a CDS encoding helix-turn-helix domain-containing protein, with protein MKEYKVKEVADLLDKHEETIKRWIRSGKFPNAYRNSDKEGWRVIESDLLKLNKMIPVSEFEQKGTIKPEVNTLVLN; from the coding sequence TTGAAAGAATATAAAGTAAAAGAAGTGGCTGACTTATTAGATAAGCACGAAGAAACTATTAAACGTTGGATACGGTCAGGCAAATTCCCTAACGCATATAGAAATAGCGATAAAGAAGGTTGGAGAGTTATTGAATCTGATTTATTGAAACTTAATAAAATGATTCCAGTTAGTGAGTTTGAACAGAAAGGTACTATAAAACCTGAAGTCAACACGCTCGTACTGAACTGA
- a CDS encoding phospholipase A2 family protein, whose amino-acid sequence MKRIVSIFVTLVLVSSVFLGGGTKAFAMSDEELLNAEEQLGAYIYYQDRKPFVNIEKVKSDGLAEEYIEISMMVNHISNSYTNYQANNTMNTKKGIPIWGNWCGPGHGSGTPQDVLDRGCQIHDKCYEDKGYFSCSCDWELVAYINRNFHRMGLKEKIAAAAIKLYFSNTLCNPLN is encoded by the coding sequence ATGAAAAGAATTGTTTCTATCTTTGTAACTTTGGTTTTAGTTTCTTCAGTTTTTTTGGGGGGAGGTACAAAAGCTTTTGCAATGTCAGATGAAGAACTTTTAAATGCTGAAGAACAGTTAGGAGCTTACATTTATTATCAAGACAGAAAACCATTTGTTAATATTGAAAAAGTAAAATCAGATGGTTTAGCAGAAGAATACATAGAAATTAGTATGATGGTGAATCACATTAGTAATAGTTATACGAACTATCAAGCAAACAATACAATGAATACTAAAAAAGGGATACCTATTTGGGGAAATTGGTGTGGTCCTGGGCATGGTTCTGGTACGCCACAAGATGTATTAGATAGAGGTTGTCAAATACATGATAAGTGCTATGAAGATAAAGGTTATTTTAGTTGTTCTTGTGATTGGGAGCTTGTCGCTTATATAAATAGAAATTTTCATAGAATGGGACTCAAAGAAAAAATAGCTGCAGCTGCAATAAAATTATATTTTAGTAATACACTATGTAATCCATTGAATTAG
- a CDS encoding ABC transporter substrate-binding protein, giving the protein MNKWKGMWLVVAIAIISILGACSAKDNSESATQSEHIDPAQSEATEVTIDNNGTTQVYTEAPKKAISLNQHVTEIMLALGLEDSMVGTAYLDDKIYEPLQAAYDKVPVIAEQYPTKEQVIDSEADFLYAGWKSGFSEKGVGTPEELETLGIHTYLHHSSSITKPTLDDIFMDIRNIAKIFRVEDRGEALVDQMTKDVDAVRAKLPQGEKELRVLVYDSGDKEVFTAAQNFMNELVTVAGGKNIFGEVESGWTTVSKEDTVERNPEVIVVIDYGSQSAEDKIHFLKNDPALKETDAVHNERFVILPLSAASEGVRAAEAIKILAKGFYPENF; this is encoded by the coding sequence ATGAACAAATGGAAAGGCATGTGGCTAGTTGTTGCCATTGCGATTATAAGCATTTTAGGAGCTTGTAGTGCGAAAGACAACTCGGAAAGTGCTACACAAAGTGAGCATATCGACCCTGCACAAAGCGAGGCGACAGAAGTAACCATTGACAATAATGGTACTACACAAGTTTATACAGAGGCACCAAAAAAGGCGATTAGTTTAAATCAGCATGTAACGGAAATTATGTTAGCTTTAGGCTTAGAAGATTCAATGGTTGGTACAGCCTATTTAGATGATAAAATTTATGAACCTTTACAAGCTGCCTACGATAAAGTACCAGTAATAGCAGAGCAGTACCCAACAAAAGAACAAGTGATAGATAGTGAAGCCGATTTTTTATACGCTGGATGGAAAAGTGGCTTTAGTGAAAAGGGTGTTGGTACACCAGAAGAATTAGAGACACTTGGTATCCACACATATTTACATCATTCTTCAAGTATAACGAAACCGACGCTAGATGATATTTTTATGGATATTCGCAATATCGCAAAAATTTTCCGTGTTGAAGATCGAGGAGAGGCATTAGTCGATCAAATGACAAAAGATGTTGATGCAGTGCGTGCAAAGTTACCGCAAGGAGAAAAGGAGCTACGTGTGCTTGTCTATGATAGTGGGGATAAGGAAGTCTTTACTGCTGCTCAAAATTTTATGAATGAGCTTGTCACTGTCGCTGGTGGTAAAAACATTTTTGGTGAAGTTGAATCTGGATGGACAACTGTCTCAAAAGAAGATACAGTAGAACGCAACCCGGAGGTAATTGTCGTGATTGATTATGGTTCTCAAAGTGCTGAAGACAAAATACATTTCCTGAAAAATGATCCTGCATTAAAGGAAACAGATGCTGTGCACAATGAGCGTTTTGTTATATTACCGCTTTCAGCTGCTTCAGAAGGGGTTCGTGCGGCAGAGGCTATCAAAATTTTGGCTAAAGGATTCTATCCAGAAAATTTTTAA
- a CDS encoding MBL fold metallo-hydrolase encodes MEENLNYGEDYKYIPATSVRSGVGIEVLDDVYMYTVQIVNIVLYGYPHTNEFVLIDAGMPKSAEEIISVVEERFGDDCQPKAIILTHGHFDHVGSIIELIKHWHVPVYAHRLELPYLTGKQNYPNPDPAVSNGWVAKMSPFFPHEAINLGGNIKEIPADGSIPYMPGFRWIHTPGHTPGHLSLFREEDRTLIVGDAFVTVKQESLYKVLTQQKEISGPPQYFTTDWSAAKESVEKLAALKPNVMITGHGLPMVGDELSEALRNLVNDFNQIALPKYYQN; translated from the coding sequence ATGGAGGAAAATTTAAACTATGGAGAAGATTATAAATATATTCCTGCTACATCTGTTAGAAGTGGAGTTGGAATAGAAGTATTAGATGATGTATATATGTATACAGTTCAAATTGTCAATATCGTGCTATACGGGTATCCACATACGAATGAATTTGTATTAATTGATGCTGGCATGCCAAAAAGTGCAGAGGAGATTATTTCCGTAGTTGAAGAGCGGTTTGGCGATGATTGTCAGCCTAAAGCAATAATTTTGACACACGGACATTTTGATCATGTTGGAAGTATTATTGAATTAATAAAGCATTGGCATGTACCTGTCTATGCACATCGTTTAGAACTTCCCTATTTAACTGGAAAACAAAACTATCCAAATCCAGACCCTGCTGTTAGCAATGGGTGGGTAGCGAAAATGTCACCTTTTTTTCCACATGAAGCGATTAATTTAGGGGGAAATATAAAAGAAATTCCTGCTGATGGTAGCATTCCTTATATGCCTGGTTTTCGTTGGATTCACACGCCAGGACATACACCAGGACATCTATCTTTATTTAGAGAGGAAGATCGCACACTAATTGTTGGGGATGCTTTTGTTACGGTAAAACAAGAGTCACTTTATAAAGTGCTGACGCAACAAAAAGAGATAAGTGGACCGCCTCAATATTTTACAACTGATTGGTCTGCTGCCAAAGAGTCAGTTGAAAAGTTAGCAGCATTAAAGCCTAATGTAATGATTACTGGTCATGGTTTACCAATGGTTGGTGACGAATTGAGTGAAGCACTGCGAAATTTAGTGAATGATTTCAATCAAATTGCTCTGCCTAAGTATTATCAGAATTAA
- a CDS encoding GDSL-type esterase/lipase family protein: MGIWRIILSCLTVLILSGCAISIDEPSPQADDENEQSGTEQDMRQDEQQAEEEAKHSSNVLTQIFEHFFEPTPEDLRQIDDDNAKQLHYLALGDSLTDGVGDEYGQDGYVGRLADSMLAWTSISEVKVENRGKRGRRSDQLLKLLKKGHYDEELQQAQFISLTMGGNDVMKVVKKDLFNLKRDAFDKELLTYENRYSKIIDNIRAKNPTVPLLLIGFYNPFSIVTNEANEFDTIITEWNSVIKKIASKDSNACYVSVEDLFDSNEELVYHTDFFHPNAKGYDKMTERILAAMEQCKMEQKINKEIGFGE; encoded by the coding sequence ATGGGCATCTGGCGAATTATTTTGTCATGTTTGACCGTCTTAATACTAAGTGGTTGTGCAATATCAATAGATGAACCGAGTCCGCAGGCTGACGATGAAAATGAACAGTCAGGGACGGAGCAAGATATGAGACAGGATGAGCAACAAGCAGAGGAAGAGGCAAAGCACTCTAGTAATGTATTGACGCAAATTTTTGAACATTTTTTTGAGCCTACACCAGAGGATTTACGGCAAATTGATGATGACAACGCAAAACAACTACATTACTTGGCACTTGGAGATTCATTAACAGACGGTGTCGGGGATGAGTATGGTCAAGACGGTTATGTTGGAAGATTAGCAGATTCAATGTTAGCTTGGACTTCGATATCAGAAGTTAAGGTTGAAAATCGGGGAAAAAGAGGGAGACGTAGCGATCAGCTATTAAAATTATTAAAAAAAGGGCATTATGATGAAGAGTTACAACAAGCACAGTTTATTTCATTAACAATGGGTGGCAATGATGTAATGAAAGTAGTCAAAAAAGACCTGTTTAACTTGAAAAGAGATGCCTTTGATAAGGAATTATTAACCTATGAGAATCGTTACAGTAAAATAATTGACAATATACGTGCAAAAAATCCAACTGTACCATTATTACTTATTGGGTTTTATAATCCCTTTTCAATTGTCACAAATGAGGCCAACGAATTTGATACGATTATTACAGAATGGAATAGCGTTATCAAAAAAATAGCAAGTAAGGATTCAAACGCTTGTTATGTCTCTGTAGAAGACTTGTTTGATTCAAATGAAGAACTGGTCTATCACACGGATTTTTTTCACCCCAATGCAAAGGGATATGATAAAATGACGGAGCGAATTTTAGCAGCAATGGAGCAATGTAAAATGGAACAAAAAATTAATAAGGAAATAGGCTTCGGGGAGTGA
- a CDS encoding class I SAM-dependent rRNA methyltransferase has translation MTQTIALQINNQFAGPLKKGYPLISKDAVDTRKLPAEEGALLRLLDIHNRFIGTGYYGIQNKGIGWLLSTDANEEIDKTFFAKKIKKAVQNREVFFNNPDTTAFRVFNGEGDGIGGMTIDFFDGYYMVSWYSAGIYSFKEVIYEALSETVNFKAIYEKKRFDSKGQYIEQDDFVMGTPGEFPLIVKENGMNYAVHLNDGAMTGIFLDQRDVRFAIRERYSNAKTVLNTFSYTGAFSVAAALGGATKTTSVDVAKRSLAKTIEQFSVNQIDYEAQDIKVMDVFHYFKYAQRHQLKFDLVVLDPPSFARTKQITFSTAKDYPKLLKDAIEITEKNGIIVASTNNASFGMKKFKGFIDQAFKETNIRYKIVEEYGLPKDFRVPREHPEFNYLKVVFIQKLN, from the coding sequence ATGACACAAACTATTGCATTACAAATTAACAATCAATTTGCAGGACCATTAAAAAAAGGTTATCCGCTAATTTCAAAAGATGCCGTTGATACACGTAAACTGCCTGCTGAAGAAGGAGCCCTACTTCGTCTGTTAGATATTCATAACCGCTTTATAGGGACAGGCTATTATGGTATCCAAAATAAAGGCATTGGCTGGTTGTTGTCTACCGATGCTAATGAAGAAATTGACAAAACTTTTTTTGCAAAAAAAATTAAAAAGGCCGTTCAAAATCGTGAAGTATTCTTTAATAATCCTGATACGACTGCTTTTCGTGTCTTTAACGGCGAGGGTGATGGCATCGGTGGTATGACAATTGACTTTTTCGATGGCTATTATATGGTGAGTTGGTATAGTGCTGGCATTTATTCATTTAAAGAGGTCATTTATGAGGCACTTTCAGAAACCGTAAACTTTAAAGCGATATATGAGAAAAAGCGTTTTGATAGTAAAGGACAATATATCGAACAAGACGATTTTGTAATGGGCACACCTGGTGAGTTTCCACTAATCGTGAAGGAAAATGGTATGAATTACGCTGTCCATTTAAATGATGGTGCTATGACAGGTATTTTCCTCGACCAGCGTGACGTACGATTTGCTATTCGTGAACGCTATTCAAACGCTAAAACTGTGTTAAACACATTCTCGTATACAGGTGCGTTTTCTGTAGCAGCGGCACTAGGTGGAGCTACGAAAACGACAAGTGTCGATGTAGCCAAACGCAGTTTAGCCAAAACTATCGAGCAATTTAGTGTCAATCAAATTGACTATGAAGCACAGGATATTAAAGTAATGGATGTATTCCATTATTTCAAATATGCGCAACGCCATCAGTTGAAATTTGATCTTGTTGTATTAGATCCTCCTAGCTTTGCTCGAACAAAACAAATTACGTTCTCAACTGCTAAAGACTATCCTAAGCTATTAAAAGATGCAATCGAGATTACTGAAAAAAATGGTATTATTGTGGCTTCTACAAATAATGCAAGCTTTGGTATGAAAAAGTTTAAAGGCTTTATCGATCAAGCGTTTAAAGAAACGAATATTCGTTATAAAATCGTTGAAGAATATGGTTTACCAAAGGATTTCCGTGTACCACGTGAGCATCCTGAATTTAATTACTTAAAAGTTGTTTTTATTCAGAAGCTAAACTAA
- a CDS encoding dihydrofolate reductase produces the protein MISLIVAHDHNHVIGYENGMPWHLPGDLQYFKQKTMGKPMIMGRKTFESIGRPLPGRRNIVVTRDANYRADGIETATSIEEALALAGDVPEIMIIGGEQIFRLSMELTDLIYITKINHSFKGDTFFPTYEDDFVLVSSQEPETAPEGYTFQYQIYERRQ, from the coding sequence ATGATTTCATTAATAGTAGCACATGATCATAACCATGTTATTGGCTATGAAAACGGTATGCCGTGGCATTTACCGGGGGATTTACAATATTTTAAGCAAAAAACGATGGGCAAGCCTATGATTATGGGTCGTAAAACATTTGAATCGATTGGTCGACCTCTACCAGGGCGACGTAATATTGTCGTTACACGTGATGCAAATTATCGTGCGGATGGAATAGAGACGGCGACAAGTATTGAGGAAGCTCTTGCATTAGCAGGGGACGTTCCTGAAATCATGATTATTGGCGGTGAACAAATTTTTAGACTATCTATGGAGCTAACGGATCTCATATACATTACAAAAATTAATCATTCTTTTAAAGGGGATACATTTTTCCCAACATATGAAGATGATTTTGTTTTAGTTTCGTCACAAGAACCAGAAACAGCACCTGAAGGTTACACATTTCAATATCAAATTTATGAACGCAGACAATGA
- a CDS encoding precorrin-3B methylase encodes MNAFRSNIPERTFEKLNIDGQFTRLAVSPGIINKHYTPEQFQKIAEVVGDSGAIKYSASYCILLSIPTRTVQDVISELQEVGLYISPSGSIVAFKACDFCDGERMEVAEIAEQLYIELQGQKVPSTLRLNVNGCASACYNAVYDDIGLVYQKDSFDVYLGAIPVGAKAQAGTLFAKGVSVQKIANFLQHIIALYQQHARPNEPFYKFYRRTNTAEYWQTMHNVK; translated from the coding sequence ATGAATGCATTTCGTTCAAATATACCAGAACGTACATTTGAAAAATTAAATATAGATGGTCAATTTACTCGTCTCGCAGTAAGTCCGGGTATTATTAATAAACATTATACACCCGAGCAATTTCAAAAAATAGCAGAAGTCGTAGGGGACAGTGGAGCCATTAAATATTCAGCATCCTATTGTATATTGTTGTCCATTCCTACGCGAACAGTTCAAGACGTTATAAGTGAACTGCAAGAAGTGGGCTTATATATTTCACCATCAGGCTCCATTGTTGCGTTCAAGGCTTGTGATTTTTGTGATGGAGAGCGAATGGAAGTGGCCGAGATTGCAGAACAATTATACATTGAGTTGCAGGGACAAAAGGTGCCATCAACATTGCGGTTAAATGTCAATGGCTGTGCGTCAGCTTGCTATAATGCTGTCTATGATGATATTGGACTTGTCTATCAAAAAGATAGCTTCGATGTTTATTTAGGGGCTATTCCAGTGGGGGCAAAAGCACAGGCGGGGACATTATTTGCTAAAGGCGTTTCGGTGCAAAAAATAGCAAACTTTTTACAGCATATTATTGCGCTTTATCAACAACATGCACGTCCAAATGAGCCTTTCTATAAATTTTATCGCAGAACGAATACCGCCGAATATTGGCAAACAATGCATAATGTGAAATAA
- a CDS encoding cytochrome c oxidase assembly protein: MNQYSFLHDSVQLFFLLLFSILLIMYISAVVITNRHYKTWPLYRIVCFVLGIILAVIAVVGPLANRAMMDFTAHMVSHLLLGMLAPLLIVMAAPMTLLLRTLSTSLARALTKILKSGPLRILTHPIVAILLNIGGLWLLYTTNLYALMHGNSLLHLVVHLHVFLAGYVFTISVLYVDPVFHRKSFIYRAIILIIALAGHGILSKYIYAHPPEGVPIAQAEIGSMVMYYGGDVIDAMIIFILCLQWYKAVRPRIIEPMPNSKSLENQQIDSV, from the coding sequence ATGAATCAGTATAGTTTTCTACATGATTCTGTACAACTATTTTTTTTATTGTTATTTAGTATTTTATTAATAATGTATATAAGTGCTGTGGTTATTACGAATCGTCATTATAAAACGTGGCCACTTTATCGCATTGTATGTTTTGTTTTGGGAATAATATTAGCGGTTATTGCCGTTGTTGGGCCTTTAGCAAATCGTGCAATGATGGATTTTACAGCACATATGGTGAGTCATTTACTTTTAGGAATGTTAGCCCCATTGCTTATTGTGATGGCAGCACCTATGACACTTTTACTAAGAACTTTGAGTACTTCATTAGCACGTGCACTTACCAAAATACTAAAAAGCGGACCTCTCCGTATACTTACACATCCAATAGTTGCGATTTTACTAAATATCGGGGGGCTTTGGTTATTATACACGACTAACCTATATGCACTTATGCATGGTAATAGTCTCTTACATTTAGTTGTCCATTTACATGTATTTCTAGCAGGGTATGTATTTACGATTTCCGTACTTTATGTTGATCCTGTGTTTCACAGAAAATCCTTTATTTACAGAGCAATCATTTTAATTATTGCATTGGCAGGACATGGAATATTATCAAAATATATTTATGCACATCCCCCTGAAGGTGTGCCAATCGCACAAGCAGAAATCGGAAGTATGGTTATGTATTATGGTGGAGATGTAATTGATGCGATGATAATTTTCATCCTTTGCTTACAATGGTACAAAGCAGTAAGACCGCGAATAATAGAACCGATGCCAAATAGTAAAAGTTTAGAAAATCAACAAATTGATTCTGTCTAG